From the Papaver somniferum cultivar HN1 chromosome 2, ASM357369v1, whole genome shotgun sequence genome, the window GGTGGAGATTACAGGCAGACCAGAATTTCTGAGAAACTGTGGCCAAGGGATCAAGTGTCAAGGCTCTTGATTGTGGGCAACCTAGAACTCCTTAATTCGCCGGCTGGCCAACTCTAAATCAATTGTGGGTTGCCTTGCAAAATTCAGTTGTAGTCACGCTAGATTATGGTCTCCTCCTCCCCCAATCTCCCTTATTATCTTTTACTTGCAGCGAGCTAGAATATATTACTGTACCAGCTGCTCTCTTACTGTTTTGTTCCGGTATTATTTAGTGGAATATATTTAGGATCTAGAGAAACATTGACCACTTGTCCGACAGGACATGATCAGTCCGTTCTGAGAAAGCCCAAGGACCAAAAATACAGATGGAAAAACTAGAAAGACCTATAAGTGTTCTAATCCACAGCTTCAACTGTTTTGGATCTAAAGAATACTTCAAACCTAGATTTTTACTAACTGTGTCCATTAATTAATGGATACCTTTTATCAATCAATATGTTGTTTGCATCAAAAGTAACTTCATTATACGACAACAATGTCCGGTTTGAGATACAAGCATAACAATCTTACATTATAGTTCCATTAGTACTGTCAAAGCTATTACCTACTGAATTCCCACGCTTCCTTCCTCTCAAATTCTCACCCCATAATTTTGCCTCTGCAACTGCGTGTTCTCTATCCAAGTCACGGTTGTTCGGACTCTTCACTGTTTCCCTTGCTTTCGGCAAATTACTAGAGCTGTCCTGATGAGAACTTTGTTCCTCTGATTTGTTTAACCTGAGCTTCATTCCTTGCTCATAACCTGCTTCTCTGTTGTGTCTCAAATTTGGCGAGTTCCGACGAGGGGACTCAAAAACATTGTTCTCCCTACCATTTCCAACTTCATTTCCACTTTCTTTATCGATGTGCATGGTTGAAGGGTTAGAAGATGGACCAGCTTTGTTTTTATCCCATGCTGCATTAGTTTGAGAAGTTAAATATGAAAGAGCAGTCACAACCTCTGCAATTTGAGGTCTACTGACAGCTTGTTCTTGTAAACACATTGCTGCAACAGCAAGAGCTTGGTAAAGACCACGTCTTGGATAACGTCCTTGCAGGAGTGGGTCAGCCATTTCCGGGAACATTCTACGGTCTCTAAATAATGGTCGTGCCTGTATAGCCAAGATGGCGAGTGATTGAAGCatagaaggaagaaaaaaaattgttttaattcaCCCAGATTTGAACTAAGGAAAATAAAATCATAGACAGATTGGGAAACCTTACCCATGCAACAAGATTACGCTCTTTAACGGCTCGACTGTTGTCAATTGCCTTGCGCCCAGTGATCAACTCTAGCAAAACTACACCAAAACTATAAACATCAGATTTTAGAGTGAGTTGGCCAGTCATGGCGTACTCTGGAGCGCAATAACCATATGTTCCCATCACTCTTGTAGAAACATGGGTGTTATCGCCAGTAGGACCAAGTTTGGCAAGACCAAAATCTGACAGCTTTGGATAAAACCCTTCACCCAGGagaatattggatgcttttaaATCCCTGTAAATTACAGAAGGGTTGGCTTTGTCATGCAAGTACTCCAAGCCTTTAGCTGCACCCTCTGCGATCTTCATCCTTGTAATCCAATTCAGAGGCTCCTTGTTGGGTGGAAGATCTAACAAAGCGACAATCGAGAATTTAGCTATTTTACGATGTCATAATGTTAACATAAACAAAGGCATATACATCAAGGCCGACAAGTTTTGGCACCTAAAATGCATATGTAAGAATTCATAAGAACTGTCTCCTTTTTCTAAGTTAGTGCAA encodes:
- the LOC113350206 gene encoding probable serine/threonine-protein kinase PBL7; this translates as MVGCFSCLGPSDKGKNKGVKESSKKDGSGPQSRNTSKVSSEQHESQGGGVAKKEKLLPVDGLTPNIAAHTFKYQELAAATNNFKEECVLGEGGFGRVYKGYLESTDQVVAVKQLDRDGLQGNREFLVEVLMLSLLDHSNLVKLIGYCADGDQRLLVYELMPLGSLDDHLYDLPPNKEPLNWITRMKIAEGAAKGLEYLHDKANPSVIYRDLKASNILLGEGFYPKLSDFGLAKLGPTGDNTHVSTRVMGTYGYCAPEYAMTGQLTLKSDVYSFGVVLLELITGRKAIDNSRAVKERNLVAWARPLFRDRRMFPEMADPLLQGRYPRRGLYQALAVAAMCLQEQAVSRPQIAEVVTALSYLTSQTNAAWDKNKAGPSSNPSTMHIDKESGNEVGNGRENNVFESPRRNSPNLRHNREAGYEQGMKLRLNKSEEQSSHQDSSSNLPKARETVKSPNNRDLDREHAVAEAKLWGENLRGRKRGNSVGNSFDSTNGTIM